A region of Lycium barbarum isolate Lr01 chromosome 1, ASM1917538v2, whole genome shotgun sequence DNA encodes the following proteins:
- the LOC132609009 gene encoding uncharacterized protein LOC132609009, whose amino-acid sequence MVFGKACHLPVKHKHKAIWALKKLNMGWEEAAKLRLFQLNAMDEFQYQAYESTGLYKERMKHYHDKKILKRDFQNGDDVLLHNSGIKLLLGKLKSKWSRPFQVINVSPHSAIELKSRDGTYTFNVNGQRVKYYHGCIDSDKIVESHHLKHGYTPNPE is encoded by the coding sequence ATGGTATTTGgaaaggcatgtcatttgccagTCAAACATAAACACAAGGCCATATGGGCGTTGAAGAAGCTAAATATGGGTTGGGAAGAGGCAGCCAAGCTTCGGTTGTTTCAACTTAATGCGATGGATGAATTCCAGTACCAAGCATATGAGAGTACAGGCTTGTACAAGGAGAGGATGAAGCACTACCATGATAAAAAGATCCTCAAGCGGGACTTCCAGAACGGTGATGATGTCCTGCTACACAACTCAGGAATAAAGCTTTTACTGGGCAAACTAAAATCTAAATGGTCCAGGCCTTTCCAAGTGATAAATGTTTCACCCCATAGTGCAATTGAATTAAAGTCCAGAGATGGAACTTATACCTTTAACGTGAATGGCCAGAGGGTGAAGTATTACCATGGATGCATTGATAGTGACAAGATTGTTGAGAGCCACCATTTGAAGCATGGTTACACTCCTAATCCTGAATAG